A genome region from Chelonia mydas isolate rCheMyd1 chromosome 12, rCheMyd1.pri.v2, whole genome shotgun sequence includes the following:
- the LOC102943270 gene encoding chemokine-like factor isoform X1, translating into MVELNSGYPRSLPGALKIARLVVAFVTFICFVASKSHEAFIALAIMEFVITLLFFLLYLLKLDKKMKFLFWPLADIFNSLIAVLFFIIVCLCAIIIKTTTGTLVGGVFGLLLVGLCIADSVLLFKKITFNKPRGRNVITR; encoded by the exons ATGGTGGAGCTGAACAGCGGCTACCCCCGCTCCCTGCCGGGGGCGCTGAAAATCGCCCGTCTG GTTGTTGCCTTTGTAACATTCATCTGTTTCGTTGCCTCGAAATCCCATGAAGCCTTCATAGCCCTTGCAATCATGGAATTTGTCATCACTCTGTTATTCTTTCTGCTCTACTTGCTCAAACTAGATAAAAAGATGAAATTCTTATTTTGGCCTTTAGCT GATATTTTCAACTCATTGATTGCAGTTTTGTTCTTTATCATTGTGTGCCTGTGTGCAATAATAATCAAGACCACGACTGGGACTCTGGTTGGAGGA gtCTTTGGTCTTCTATTGGTTGGTCTTTGTATTGCAGATTCTGTTCTTCTTTTCAAGAAGATTACATTTAATAAACCAAGAGGAAGGAATGTTATTACCAGATAA
- the LOC102943270 gene encoding chemokine-like factor isoform X2, translated as MPRTMVELNSGYPRSLPGALKIARLVVAFVTFICFVASKSHEAFIALAIMEFVITLLFFLLYLLKLDKKMKFLFWPLADIFNSLIAVLFFIIVCLCAIIIKTTTGTLVGGVFGLLLVGLCIADSVLLFKKITFNKPRGRNVITR; from the exons ATGCCGCGCACCATGGTGGAGCTGAACAGCGGCTACCCCCGCTCCCTGCCGGGGGCGCTGAAAATCGCCCGTCTG GTTGTTGCCTTTGTAACATTCATCTGTTTCGTTGCCTCGAAATCCCATGAAGCCTTCATAGCCCTTGCAATCATGGAATTTGTCATCACTCTGTTATTCTTTCTGCTCTACTTGCTCAAACTAGATAAAAAGATGAAATTCTTATTTTGGCCTTTAGCT GATATTTTCAACTCATTGATTGCAGTTTTGTTCTTTATCATTGTGTGCCTGTGTGCAATAATAATCAAGACCACGACTGGGACTCTGGTTGGAGGA gtCTTTGGTCTTCTATTGGTTGGTCTTTGTATTGCAGATTCTGTTCTTCTTTTCAAGAAGATTACATTTAATAAACCAAGAGGAAGGAATGTTATTACCAGATAA
- the TK2 gene encoding thymidine kinase 2, mitochondrial isoform X2 has product MWLLKSLWIRPLLSLQYTRGAQAGLEFCSGKSQRKQLLHPLMANRSLCMAGCSQDASYKHLISEGEKKTVICVEGNIASGKTTCLDYFAKTASIEVLTEPVPKWRNVHGHNLLGLMYQDSSRWGITLQTYIQLTMLEQHTKPMISPLRMMERSIHSAKHIFVENLYRSGRMPEVDYVVLTEWFEWIVKNTDVSVDLIVYLQTSPETCYERLKNRCREEEKIIAMEYLEAIHQLYEEWLIKQTLFRVPSPVLVIQADNDMQKMIEKYEENRDRILTPYNMQHCL; this is encoded by the exons ATGTGGTTATTGAAATCGTTATGGATCCGGCCTCTCCTAAGCCTTCAGTATACCAGGGGCGCTCAAGCTGGCCTCGAGTTTTGTAGCGGGAAGAGCCAGCGGAAGCAATTGCTACATCCACTGATGGCTAATCGCAGCCTCTGCATGGCCGGCTGCTCCCAGGACGCCTCAT ATAAACACCTGATTAGTGAAGGAGAGAAAAAGACAGTT ATCTGTGTTGAGGGGAATATTGCAAGTGGAAAAACAACATGCCTGGATTATTTTGCCAAAACTGCCAGCATTGAG GTTTTGACAGAACCTGTGCCTAAGTGGAGGAATGTACATGGTCACAATCTTCTG GGTTTAATGTATCAAGATTCATCACGGTGGGGGATAACGTTGCAGACATACATACAGCTTACCATGTTGGAGCAGCATACCAAGCCAATG ATTTCCCCGCTAAGAATGATGGAGAGGTCAATTCACAgtgcaaaacacatttttgtagAAAACTTATATCGAAG TGGGAGAATGCCAGAAGTGGATTACGTAGTGCTAACAGAATGGTTTGAATGGATCGTGAAGAACACTGATGTTTCGGTTGATTTGATAG TTTATCTACAGACTTCTCCTGAAACTTGTTATGAGAGATTAAAGAATAGATGCAGAGAAGAGGAAAAGATCATTGCTATG GAATATTTAGAAGCTATCCATCAGCTCTACGAGGAGTGGCTTATAAAACAAACACTGTTTAGAGTTCCTTCTCCAGTGCTC GTGATTCAGGCTGACAATGACATGCAGAAAATGATAGAAAAGTATGAAGAAAATCGGGACCGAATATTAACCCCATACAATATGCAACACTGTCTGTAG
- the TK2 gene encoding thymidine kinase 2, mitochondrial isoform X4, with amino-acid sequence MWLLKSLWIRPLLSLQYTRGAQAGLEFCSGKSQRKQLLHPLMANRSLCMAGCSQDASYKHLISEGEKKTVVGGFFHQICVEGNIASGKTTCLDYFAKTASIEVLTEPVPKWRNVHGHNLLISPLRMMERSIHSAKHIFVENLYRSGRMPEVDYVVLTEWFEWIVKNTDVSVDLIVYLQTSPETCYERLKNRCREEEKIIAMEYLEAIHQLYEEWLIKQTLFRVPSPVLVIQADNDMQKMIEKYEENRDRILTPYNMQHCL; translated from the exons ATGTGGTTATTGAAATCGTTATGGATCCGGCCTCTCCTAAGCCTTCAGTATACCAGGGGCGCTCAAGCTGGCCTCGAGTTTTGTAGCGGGAAGAGCCAGCGGAAGCAATTGCTACATCCACTGATGGCTAATCGCAGCCTCTGCATGGCCGGCTGCTCCCAGGACGCCTCAT ATAAACACCTGATTAGTGAAGGAGAGAAAAAGACAGTT GTTGGTGGCTTCTTTCACCAGATCTGTGTTGAGGGGAATATTGCAAGTGGAAAAACAACATGCCTGGATTATTTTGCCAAAACTGCCAGCATTGAG GTTTTGACAGAACCTGTGCCTAAGTGGAGGAATGTACATGGTCACAATCTTCTG ATTTCCCCGCTAAGAATGATGGAGAGGTCAATTCACAgtgcaaaacacatttttgtagAAAACTTATATCGAAG TGGGAGAATGCCAGAAGTGGATTACGTAGTGCTAACAGAATGGTTTGAATGGATCGTGAAGAACACTGATGTTTCGGTTGATTTGATAG TTTATCTACAGACTTCTCCTGAAACTTGTTATGAGAGATTAAAGAATAGATGCAGAGAAGAGGAAAAGATCATTGCTATG GAATATTTAGAAGCTATCCATCAGCTCTACGAGGAGTGGCTTATAAAACAAACACTGTTTAGAGTTCCTTCTCCAGTGCTC GTGATTCAGGCTGACAATGACATGCAGAAAATGATAGAAAAGTATGAAGAAAATCGGGACCGAATATTAACCCCATACAATATGCAACACTGTCTGTAG
- the TK2 gene encoding thymidine kinase 2, mitochondrial isoform X5, whose protein sequence is MWLLKSLWIRPLLSLQYTRGAQAGLEFCSGKSQRKQLLHPLMANRSLCMAGCSQDASYKHLISEGEKKTVICVEGNIASGKTTCLDYFAKTASIEVLTEPVPKWRNVHGHNLLISPLRMMERSIHSAKHIFVENLYRSGRMPEVDYVVLTEWFEWIVKNTDVSVDLIVYLQTSPETCYERLKNRCREEEKIIAMEYLEAIHQLYEEWLIKQTLFRVPSPVLVIQADNDMQKMIEKYEENRDRILTPYNMQHCL, encoded by the exons ATGTGGTTATTGAAATCGTTATGGATCCGGCCTCTCCTAAGCCTTCAGTATACCAGGGGCGCTCAAGCTGGCCTCGAGTTTTGTAGCGGGAAGAGCCAGCGGAAGCAATTGCTACATCCACTGATGGCTAATCGCAGCCTCTGCATGGCCGGCTGCTCCCAGGACGCCTCAT ATAAACACCTGATTAGTGAAGGAGAGAAAAAGACAGTT ATCTGTGTTGAGGGGAATATTGCAAGTGGAAAAACAACATGCCTGGATTATTTTGCCAAAACTGCCAGCATTGAG GTTTTGACAGAACCTGTGCCTAAGTGGAGGAATGTACATGGTCACAATCTTCTG ATTTCCCCGCTAAGAATGATGGAGAGGTCAATTCACAgtgcaaaacacatttttgtagAAAACTTATATCGAAG TGGGAGAATGCCAGAAGTGGATTACGTAGTGCTAACAGAATGGTTTGAATGGATCGTGAAGAACACTGATGTTTCGGTTGATTTGATAG TTTATCTACAGACTTCTCCTGAAACTTGTTATGAGAGATTAAAGAATAGATGCAGAGAAGAGGAAAAGATCATTGCTATG GAATATTTAGAAGCTATCCATCAGCTCTACGAGGAGTGGCTTATAAAACAAACACTGTTTAGAGTTCCTTCTCCAGTGCTC GTGATTCAGGCTGACAATGACATGCAGAAAATGATAGAAAAGTATGAAGAAAATCGGGACCGAATATTAACCCCATACAATATGCAACACTGTCTGTAG
- the TK2 gene encoding thymidine kinase 2, mitochondrial isoform X1, whose protein sequence is MWLLKSLWIRPLLSLQYTRGAQAGLEFCSGKSQRKQLLHPLMANRSLCMAGCSQDASYKHLISEGEKKTVVGGFFHQICVEGNIASGKTTCLDYFAKTASIEVLTEPVPKWRNVHGHNLLGLMYQDSSRWGITLQTYIQLTMLEQHTKPMISPLRMMERSIHSAKHIFVENLYRSGRMPEVDYVVLTEWFEWIVKNTDVSVDLIVYLQTSPETCYERLKNRCREEEKIIAMEYLEAIHQLYEEWLIKQTLFRVPSPVLVIQADNDMQKMIEKYEENRDRILTPYNMQHCL, encoded by the exons ATGTGGTTATTGAAATCGTTATGGATCCGGCCTCTCCTAAGCCTTCAGTATACCAGGGGCGCTCAAGCTGGCCTCGAGTTTTGTAGCGGGAAGAGCCAGCGGAAGCAATTGCTACATCCACTGATGGCTAATCGCAGCCTCTGCATGGCCGGCTGCTCCCAGGACGCCTCAT ATAAACACCTGATTAGTGAAGGAGAGAAAAAGACAGTT GTTGGTGGCTTCTTTCACCAGATCTGTGTTGAGGGGAATATTGCAAGTGGAAAAACAACATGCCTGGATTATTTTGCCAAAACTGCCAGCATTGAG GTTTTGACAGAACCTGTGCCTAAGTGGAGGAATGTACATGGTCACAATCTTCTG GGTTTAATGTATCAAGATTCATCACGGTGGGGGATAACGTTGCAGACATACATACAGCTTACCATGTTGGAGCAGCATACCAAGCCAATG ATTTCCCCGCTAAGAATGATGGAGAGGTCAATTCACAgtgcaaaacacatttttgtagAAAACTTATATCGAAG TGGGAGAATGCCAGAAGTGGATTACGTAGTGCTAACAGAATGGTTTGAATGGATCGTGAAGAACACTGATGTTTCGGTTGATTTGATAG TTTATCTACAGACTTCTCCTGAAACTTGTTATGAGAGATTAAAGAATAGATGCAGAGAAGAGGAAAAGATCATTGCTATG GAATATTTAGAAGCTATCCATCAGCTCTACGAGGAGTGGCTTATAAAACAAACACTGTTTAGAGTTCCTTCTCCAGTGCTC GTGATTCAGGCTGACAATGACATGCAGAAAATGATAGAAAAGTATGAAGAAAATCGGGACCGAATATTAACCCCATACAATATGCAACACTGTCTGTAG
- the TK2 gene encoding thymidine kinase 2, mitochondrial isoform X3: protein MKVLGGGGGGSKRHFIPRNRLMVIAFHKEVAVACLKDKHLISEGEKKTVVGGFFHQICVEGNIASGKTTCLDYFAKTASIEVLTEPVPKWRNVHGHNLLGLMYQDSSRWGITLQTYIQLTMLEQHTKPMISPLRMMERSIHSAKHIFVENLYRSGRMPEVDYVVLTEWFEWIVKNTDVSVDLIVYLQTSPETCYERLKNRCREEEKIIAMEYLEAIHQLYEEWLIKQTLFRVPSPVLVIQADNDMQKMIEKYEENRDRILTPYNMQHCL, encoded by the exons ATGAaagtactggggggggggggggggggaagcaaacgCCACTTCATTCCCCGAAATAGGTTGATGGTTATTGCTTTTCACAAAGAAGTAGCTGTCGCTTGTTTGAAAG ATAAACACCTGATTAGTGAAGGAGAGAAAAAGACAGTT GTTGGTGGCTTCTTTCACCAGATCTGTGTTGAGGGGAATATTGCAAGTGGAAAAACAACATGCCTGGATTATTTTGCCAAAACTGCCAGCATTGAG GTTTTGACAGAACCTGTGCCTAAGTGGAGGAATGTACATGGTCACAATCTTCTG GGTTTAATGTATCAAGATTCATCACGGTGGGGGATAACGTTGCAGACATACATACAGCTTACCATGTTGGAGCAGCATACCAAGCCAATG ATTTCCCCGCTAAGAATGATGGAGAGGTCAATTCACAgtgcaaaacacatttttgtagAAAACTTATATCGAAG TGGGAGAATGCCAGAAGTGGATTACGTAGTGCTAACAGAATGGTTTGAATGGATCGTGAAGAACACTGATGTTTCGGTTGATTTGATAG TTTATCTACAGACTTCTCCTGAAACTTGTTATGAGAGATTAAAGAATAGATGCAGAGAAGAGGAAAAGATCATTGCTATG GAATATTTAGAAGCTATCCATCAGCTCTACGAGGAGTGGCTTATAAAACAAACACTGTTTAGAGTTCCTTCTCCAGTGCTC GTGATTCAGGCTGACAATGACATGCAGAAAATGATAGAAAAGTATGAAGAAAATCGGGACCGAATATTAACCCCATACAATATGCAACACTGTCTGTAG
- the TK2 gene encoding thymidine kinase 2, mitochondrial isoform X6, with amino-acid sequence MKVLGGGGGGSKRHFIPRNRLMVIAFHKEVAVACLKDKHLISEGEKKTVICVEGNIASGKTTCLDYFAKTASIEVLTEPVPKWRNVHGHNLLGLMYQDSSRWGITLQTYIQLTMLEQHTKPMISPLRMMERSIHSAKHIFVENLYRSGRMPEVDYVVLTEWFEWIVKNTDVSVDLIVYLQTSPETCYERLKNRCREEEKIIAMEYLEAIHQLYEEWLIKQTLFRVPSPVLVIQADNDMQKMIEKYEENRDRILTPYNMQHCL; translated from the exons ATGAaagtactggggggggggggggggggaagcaaacgCCACTTCATTCCCCGAAATAGGTTGATGGTTATTGCTTTTCACAAAGAAGTAGCTGTCGCTTGTTTGAAAG ATAAACACCTGATTAGTGAAGGAGAGAAAAAGACAGTT ATCTGTGTTGAGGGGAATATTGCAAGTGGAAAAACAACATGCCTGGATTATTTTGCCAAAACTGCCAGCATTGAG GTTTTGACAGAACCTGTGCCTAAGTGGAGGAATGTACATGGTCACAATCTTCTG GGTTTAATGTATCAAGATTCATCACGGTGGGGGATAACGTTGCAGACATACATACAGCTTACCATGTTGGAGCAGCATACCAAGCCAATG ATTTCCCCGCTAAGAATGATGGAGAGGTCAATTCACAgtgcaaaacacatttttgtagAAAACTTATATCGAAG TGGGAGAATGCCAGAAGTGGATTACGTAGTGCTAACAGAATGGTTTGAATGGATCGTGAAGAACACTGATGTTTCGGTTGATTTGATAG TTTATCTACAGACTTCTCCTGAAACTTGTTATGAGAGATTAAAGAATAGATGCAGAGAAGAGGAAAAGATCATTGCTATG GAATATTTAGAAGCTATCCATCAGCTCTACGAGGAGTGGCTTATAAAACAAACACTGTTTAGAGTTCCTTCTCCAGTGCTC GTGATTCAGGCTGACAATGACATGCAGAAAATGATAGAAAAGTATGAAGAAAATCGGGACCGAATATTAACCCCATACAATATGCAACACTGTCTGTAG
- the TK2 gene encoding thymidine kinase 2, mitochondrial isoform X7 — protein MYQDSSRWGITLQTYIQLTMLEQHTKPMISPLRMMERSIHSAKHIFVENLYRSGRMPEVDYVVLTEWFEWIVKNTDVSVDLIVYLQTSPETCYERLKNRCREEEKIIAMEYLEAIHQLYEEWLIKQTLFRVPSPVLVIQADNDMQKMIEKYEENRDRILTPYNMQHCL, from the exons ATGTATCAAGATTCATCACGGTGGGGGATAACGTTGCAGACATACATACAGCTTACCATGTTGGAGCAGCATACCAAGCCAATG ATTTCCCCGCTAAGAATGATGGAGAGGTCAATTCACAgtgcaaaacacatttttgtagAAAACTTATATCGAAG TGGGAGAATGCCAGAAGTGGATTACGTAGTGCTAACAGAATGGTTTGAATGGATCGTGAAGAACACTGATGTTTCGGTTGATTTGATAG TTTATCTACAGACTTCTCCTGAAACTTGTTATGAGAGATTAAAGAATAGATGCAGAGAAGAGGAAAAGATCATTGCTATG GAATATTTAGAAGCTATCCATCAGCTCTACGAGGAGTGGCTTATAAAACAAACACTGTTTAGAGTTCCTTCTCCAGTGCTC GTGATTCAGGCTGACAATGACATGCAGAAAATGATAGAAAAGTATGAAGAAAATCGGGACCGAATATTAACCCCATACAATATGCAACACTGTCTGTAG